In one Agathobacter rectalis ATCC 33656 genomic region, the following are encoded:
- a CDS encoding DUF4176 domain-containing protein, with protein sequence MYFQHTDISRVVFEGYVDDDEIMMCDNIFNAMEKTEIERADVRKLKRSMVN encoded by the coding sequence ATGTATTTTCAGCATACAGATATCAGCAGGGTTGTGTTTGAAGGGTATGTAGATGATGATGAGATAATGATGTGTGACAACATCTTTAATGCCATGGAGAAAACAGAAATAGAGCGCGCAGATGTAAGAAAACTCAAAAGAAGCATGGTGAACTAA